The Candidatus Sericytochromatia bacterium genome has a window encoding:
- a CDS encoding LysM peptidoglycan-binding domain-containing protein, protein MLKSLPAGLAPAKPAPSARPYTVRSGDSLWAIAERELGDPLRWKAIQAGNRGRYPGLVQHPERILPGWQLALPTAQKPAPRTHTVRPGDTLTDIAVEKLGRYSRWREIVTANQARYPSLATRPQLLLPGWVLTLPAAEGRPPVAPVRRHTVRPGDTLTEIAVEKLGRYSRWREIVTANQDRYPSLMKQPGTLMPGWVLDLPVR, encoded by the coding sequence ATGCTGAAATCCCTTCCCGCTGGTCTTGCCCCCGCCAAGCCCGCCCCCTCGGCCCGCCCTTACACGGTTCGCTCGGGGGATTCGCTCTGGGCGATCGCCGAGCGCGAACTGGGCGACCCGCTGCGCTGGAAAGCCATTCAGGCCGGCAACCGCGGCCGTTATCCGGGCCTGGTCCAGCATCCGGAGCGGATCCTGCCGGGCTGGCAACTGGCCCTACCCACGGCGCAGAAACCCGCGCCGCGCACCCACACCGTGCGTCCAGGCGACACCTTGACCGACATCGCCGTGGAGAAACTGGGGCGTTACAGCCGCTGGCGCGAGATCGTGACGGCCAACCAGGCGCGCTACCCCAGCCTGGCCACGCGCCCTCAGCTTCTGCTGCCGGGCTGGGTGCTGACCTTGCCGGCCGCCGAGGGCCGCCCCCCCGTGGCGCCCGTGCGTCGTCACACGGTACGTCCGGGTGACACCCTGACGGAAATCGCGGTCGAGAAGCTGGGCCGCTACAGCCGCTGGCGCGAGATCGTGACGGCTAACCAGGACCGCTACCCTAGCCTCATGAAGCAGCCCGGCACCCTGATGCCCGGCTGGGTGCTCGACCTGCCGGTGCGCTGA